In a genomic window of Deinococcota bacterium:
- a CDS encoding tRNA-binding protein, whose translation MTPYDAFQTLDLRVGRVLRAEVNERARKPAFKLWLDFGELGEKTSSAQLTDLYAPEDLVGRLVVAAVNLGTRTIAGFPSEVLVMGAGDDAGRVVLLAVERTVPPGARVY comes from the coding sequence ATGACCCCTTACGACGCCTTTCAAACCCTCGACCTGCGCGTCGGCCGCGTCCTCCGCGCCGAAGTCAACGAGCGCGCCCGCAAACCCGCCTTCAAGCTCTGGCTCGACTTCGGCGAACTCGGCGAGAAGACCTCGAGCGCCCAGCTCACCGACCTCTACGCGCCCGAAGACCTCGTCGGTCGCCTAGTCGTAGCCGCCGTCAACCTGGGCACGCGGACCATCGCGGGTTTCCCTTCCGAGGTCCTGGTGATGGGCGCGGGCGACGACGCGGGCCGGGTGGTGCTGCTGGCCGTGGAGCGCACCGTGCCTCCCGGCGCCAGGGTCTACTGA